DNA from Dietzia lutea:
GGGACGACGACGAGGTCCCGCCACCGGCGTCCCCGGTCGCCACCACGGGCTGCGCGGGCGGAGGTCCACGCGTGAGTCGTCGGCGAAGAGCGCGGCGATCACGGCGGCGTCGGGGGTGGCGGGGTCGACGGTCACCGCGACATCGCCCCAGGTGAGCAGGGATGCGCAGGTGGCGGCGGCCGTGCCGGTCCCGCCGAACGCCGGGTCGGCGGCGTGGACGTGGACGGCGATCGAGGGCAGCGCGTAGATCCCGCCGGCCGGCCGGGTGAGCGTCGACGCGATGAGCGGGGCCAGGCGTGCGGTCTCGGCGTTCTTCTGGGCGAGGTGGTCGGAGTCGTTCGAGCGCCGGCCCGCGTCGGCGCGGTCGGTCCCGGGTCGCTCGCCCGAGTCGGCGCGGCCGGACCAGTCGGGGCCGTCGTGCCAGGCCACGGCGTCGGGGACGTACAGCAGGTGGCCGCCGGTCTGTTCGCAGCGCCAGGCGAGGTCCCAGTCCTCGCCGCCGTAGCCGACGATGTCCGGATCGAAGCCGCCGGCCAGGTCGTAGAGGCGGCGGTGCAAGCCGCACACGGCGGACAGCACGCCGCGCCACAGGTCCTCGCCCCGGGTGAGGTTCGCGGTTTCAGCGTAGTAGCTGGCCGGCCACTCGGGGTCCGAGAGAACCTCGGTGGGCTCTACGGCTGTCGCGAGATCCGGGAAGCGCCCGTACCGACGGCGCCCCACCACCAGCAGGTCGGGCCGGCCCTCCAGCGCCTCGCACATCGCGGCGACGTAACCGGGCCCGGGGACGGTGTCCCCGTCGAGGAAGAGCAGGAGCTCACCGTCGCCGGCCTCCGCACCCAGGTGGCGTGCGGCGGAGGCACGGAAACCGCGATCGTCCTGCCGCACGACGGTGACCCCGGGCGGGACCGTCGGCGGGGTGGGCGAGCCGTCGTCGGCGACGATCACCCGCGGCGCGCCCCGGTGGTCGAGCCCGGTCTGGCCGCGAAGGGCGGCGAGGATCCGGTCGAGCATGCGCTGGTCGCGGTAGTACGGGATGACCACGTCGATGCCGCCGCGCACGGAGGTGCTCGGGGTCATGCGAGCCCCCCCGGTTCCCGCCGGCCACTGCGCCCACGCCGCGCGGTACGCGCGTCCGAGCTCCTCGATCCCCGGCGGCGGGGGCGGGATGCGTGTGGGCAAGGGATCGTCGAGCAGTCGCCGCAGGACGTCGGCGAGGTCGGTGCCGTCGGTGATGAGCAGGGAGCCGGGGCGGTCGTGTTCCATCTCGCGGATGTAGTCCGAGTCCCAGACCAGGGGGCGGCGCCCGGCCGCGGCCCACGTGCCGAGCGACCCGGACGCCGACACGTTGCGGAACAGGGCGACGGGCACGGTCACCTCGCCGAGGGCGCGGGCGAGGTCCTCGTCGTCGACCCGTCCCGTCACCTCGGCGCGCCCGCCGGCGGCGCGGACGGTCTCCAGCGCGGCCTCGACGTAGTCGTCGTGCCCGTCGGCGGGAGCGCCCAACAGCCGTAGAACGACGTCGACGTCGCCCTCCGCCGCGAGGGCGGCGACGGCCTCGGCGACCACGTCGACGGCCTTGCCCGGGTGCAGGAACCCGAACACCCCGACCGACCGCGCGTCAGGGCTGAGGTCGGCGGGCGGCCCGAGGTCGGGGACGGGCAGCGGGATGACGGCGTCGACGGCGATGCCGGCGTCCGCGCAGAGGCGCCGCTCGTGCTCGGAACCCGCCACGACCAGGCCGGCGGCCCGGGCGATGCGCTGGTAGGCGCGAGTGCGGCGGCGGCACCGCTCGGCTCCCTCCGCGGGCTGGGGCACGTCGTGGAGGGTCACGCCGACGGGCCGGTCCGCGGCGAGCGCCTCCACAGCCGTAGCGGCCTCGTCGGGCGTGCGGCCGAACAGCGGGTCAGTGATGTGCAGGTGCACGGGCACGCGCGCCCGCCCGGCCAGCGCGGCAGGTAGCCCGGCCACGGCGGCGACCTCGAGCACCGGCGTGCCCGCGGCGCGCGCGCTGTCCACGGCGAAGCGGGTCACCCCGTGCTCGGACGGGCCGAGGGCGATGGTCAGCGGGGCCCCGGGTCCCGGGGCGGCGTCATGCTGGGCGGCGGGGCTCGCAGCGGCGGGGTCTGCGGCGTTGTTCGCGGCGGCGTCCTTCGGCGCGGTCATCGCAGCCCCAGCAGGTCGACGCGGTCGGCGTGGCGGCGCAGGCCCTCCTTGACGACTCCCGGCGTGGCCGCGTACCAGGCCAGATGCGCGTCGATGATGTCCTGAGTGCGCACCGGCGCGCCGTCGACGAACCAGTCGCCGCCGGATCCGGCCACCCCGAGTGCGCGGGCGACGGCCGGCTCCACGGGCGCGCGCGTGGCGCCGAGGGGCTCGCGGTCGCCTATCTGCGGCGGGGCGGTGAGCATCCCCGCGGGCAGCCGCTCGAGGATGCGGTCGAACACCGTGGCCAGTGTGCGCCGGTCGGGGTGGTTGATGGTGTGCCAGTGCGGGACGCCGTCGAGCAGGTCCGAGGCGACCAGCGTGCCGTGCGCTTGCTCGCGGACCCGCAGGGCCTCGACCGAGTCGCAGGCGGCGGCCCGGGCCTGCTCGGCGGTCGGCGCGGCCTCGAGCACGCCGCGGTCGCCGGTCGCGGCGGCGAGGATCGTGCGCAGGTCGTGGTACGGCGCGAGTGGCGGGGCCAGCGACCGGTCGCGGGGCGGTCGGACCAGCACCTGGTACGGGTGCAGACCGGCGTAGCGCAGGACGGGGACGAGAACGACCGTCGCCGAGGGCGGTAGCAGCGCGGCGAGCTGGTGATGCCCGAGCGGCAGGTCGCGGTAGTCATCGCGGACGGGCTGGATGATCAGCACGTCCGTGCGCGCGAGGTCGGCGTGCAGACCCGGCAGGTCGGCGGCGGTCATCTCGTACACCGGCCGCACGTCGACGACCCGGACCTCGTCCGAGGCGCGCAACAGGTCGCGGTAGACGTCGGCCTGGCAGTTGCCGATCACCATGACGGTCGGCCGGTCGCGGGTGCTCACCGCGTCGACAGTAGTAGGCCCGGGATCGCCGCTCCGGGGGCGCATGGCACGGTGTCGAGGTGAACTCAGGCGTCTCCCCCGCCCCGTCGATGCGGGTCCGCTCGGTGCCCGCCGGGCACGATTACGTCCGCCACGCCCTCGGGCCCGCCGCCGATGTCGTCGTGCTCGACGACCCGGTGCTGGACCCGGCCGAGCCCGCCCGCTGGTGGCCACATCCGGCGCTGGAGGCGGCAGAGCGGACCGAGGTCCTCGACGATGCCGATCTCGTGCACGTGCACTTCGGGTACGAGCACCGCTCGCCCGGTCAGATCGCCGAGTTCGTCGCGGCACTGCGGGCGCGGGCGATGCCGCTGGTGGTGACCGTCCACGACCTGACCAACCCGCACGAGCCGGACCCCGCCGCCCATCTCGAGCGCACCGGTCATCTCGTCCGCGGAGCCTCCGCCGTCCTCACGCTGACCGTCGGCGCCGCCGCTGAGATCCGGGAGCGATGGGGCGTCGACGCGCAGGTCGTCCCGCATCCTCGCCTCGTACCGGCCGCGGTCACCGAGCCGCTCCGCCGCGAGCGCGACGAACGCGTCCGCCGAGAGGACCTGGCCGCACGAGCCGAGCACGTGCCAGCCGACGGCAGCCCCGAGCGAGTCCGCACGGTGGGCGTGGTGCTCGGCTCACTGCGTGCGGGCGTCGCGGCCGAGGAGCTGCTGCCCGCGCTCGCCGACGCACTGCCGCGGGGCGCCCGGCTGGTCGTGATGGTCCGCGCCGATGCCCTCGCCGCCGCCCGCGATCCCCGCCACCCGCGGCACGCCGACGCGCTCGTGCTCGACCGCCTCTCCGCGCGCGCCGATATCGAGGTGCGGGCGCACGACCACCTACCGGAGGCCGCCCTGTGCGCCGCCCTCGCCGGGTTCGACGCCCTCGTGCTTCCGCACCGCCACGGCACGCATTCGGGCTGGCTGGAGCTGTGCCGCGACCTGGGTCTGCCGCCTGTGGTGCCGCGCATCGGGTATCTGGTCGAGCAGTGGGGCCACGACGTCGCCTCGTACGACCCCGGGTCACCTGACATCGCCGAGCTCCGGGCGGCACTGGACACCGCACTCGGCAGCCCGCCGGTCCCCGCGCGCTCGCCGGACGCCGAGGACGCCGCCGTCGCGGCCGTCCACGCCGCGATCTACCGCGCAGCGCTGAAACTCCCCCAGGTCGCTGACGCCAGAAACCGGCGTCTGTGACCACTC
Protein-coding regions in this window:
- a CDS encoding glycosyltransferase, encoding MTAPKDAAANNAADPAAASPAAQHDAAPGPGAPLTIALGPSEHGVTRFAVDSARAAGTPVLEVAAVAGLPAALAGRARVPVHLHITDPLFGRTPDEAATAVEALAADRPVGVTLHDVPQPAEGAERCRRRTRAYQRIARAAGLVVAGSEHERRLCADAGIAVDAVIPLPVPDLGPPADLSPDARSVGVFGFLHPGKAVDVVAEAVAALAAEGDVDVVLRLLGAPADGHDDYVEAALETVRAAGGRAEVTGRVDDEDLARALGEVTVPVALFRNVSASGSLGTWAAAGRRPLVWDSDYIREMEHDRPGSLLITDGTDLADVLRRLLDDPLPTRIPPPPPGIEELGRAYRAAWAQWPAGTGGARMTPSTSVRGGIDVVIPYYRDQRMLDRILAALRGQTGLDHRGAPRVIVADDGSPTPPTVPPGVTVVRQDDRGFRASAARHLGAEAGDGELLLFLDGDTVPGPGYVAAMCEALEGRPDLLVVGRRRYGRFPDLATAVEPTEVLSDPEWPASYYAETANLTRGEDLWRGVLSAVCGLHRRLYDLAGGFDPDIVGYGGEDWDLAWRCEQTGGHLLYVPDAVAWHDGPDWSGRADSGERPGTDRADAGRRSNDSDHLAQKNAETARLAPLIASTLTRPAGGIYALPSIAVHVHAADPAFGGTGTAAATCASLLTWGDVAVTVDPATPDAAVIAALFADDSRVDLRPRSPWWRPGTPVAGPRRRPPVLVDIHRPCALGALDARRLRALCPPEGSVTLDDDEGRTLASIRSSRALAREQEWGERPPAARSIAAAGVGVHGVGGDGDGVRLERIIGGW
- a CDS encoding glycosyltransferase; translation: MNSGVSPAPSMRVRSVPAGHDYVRHALGPAADVVVLDDPVLDPAEPARWWPHPALEAAERTEVLDDADLVHVHFGYEHRSPGQIAEFVAALRARAMPLVVTVHDLTNPHEPDPAAHLERTGHLVRGASAVLTLTVGAAAEIRERWGVDAQVVPHPRLVPAAVTEPLRRERDERVRREDLAARAEHVPADGSPERVRTVGVVLGSLRAGVAAEELLPALADALPRGARLVVMVRADALAAARDPRHPRHADALVLDRLSARADIEVRAHDHLPEAALCAALAGFDALVLPHRHGTHSGWLELCRDLGLPPVVPRIGYLVEQWGHDVASYDPGSPDIAELRAALDTALGSPPVPARSPDAEDAAVAAVHAAIYRAALKLPQVADARNRRL
- a CDS encoding WcbI family polysaccharide biosynthesis putative acetyltransferase, whose product is MSTRDRPTVMVIGNCQADVYRDLLRASDEVRVVDVRPVYEMTAADLPGLHADLARTDVLIIQPVRDDYRDLPLGHHQLAALLPPSATVVLVPVLRYAGLHPYQVLVRPPRDRSLAPPLAPYHDLRTILAAATGDRGVLEAAPTAEQARAAACDSVEALRVREQAHGTLVASDLLDGVPHWHTINHPDRRTLATVFDRILERLPAGMLTAPPQIGDREPLGATRAPVEPAVARALGVAGSGGDWFVDGAPVRTQDIIDAHLAWYAATPGVVKEGLRRHADRVDLLGLR